A genomic stretch from Spodoptera frugiperda isolate SF20-4 chromosome 14, AGI-APGP_CSIRO_Sfru_2.0, whole genome shotgun sequence includes:
- the LOC126911387 gene encoding uncharacterized protein LOC126911387: MSTESAKSRDKSPMLLSVESADLVRELVRKRGIVKGRLTKFNNHLESLLKDDDISSKKRIDLKLRIQACASLLAEFNHIQTKIEERVADSELDAQLTQREIFEDDYYDSIARAESILNVDEFADCSGSCRNHSHNSNHNPSSVKLPVISMPTFDGSYEHWLEFRDTFTSLIHDSKDISTIQKFHYLKSSLKGDAELVIHSIEFSAKNYQVAWDLLLNRYNNSDLLIDNHLDALFSIPPITKESPSLIRKLIDNVLKNIRALVILGEPADTWDTLTIYLIVSKLDKVTKREWQAHKFRLSQLNENNSKSRLTLSDIIGFLRNTADVLDSLQRSHGKDVHNTENKKQHKKSHNTSHCNVSSEPDKTNDNRSKSCLKCNANHRIYKCKKFIESNLDSKLKLVRDHNLCENCLNSGHLVTECKFGPCRHCSQKHNSLLHNANSSVACHTSTNTEASTSGAPAHLPAPAPIAADSALSIQVNKAHMQTESTKSIGVQSVLLSTAIVEVADAHGTYHKARALLDNGSQRCFISKSLCQLLNSPLIQSTNEVRGVGDSVVHCTQACDIVVKSCVNNSFSTRIHCFVLSRITASMPAVCKLSANICIPDNIQLADPQFLDYKTIDILIGADRFWDLLEDGKIRLSSGPFLQNTKFGWIISGPIAIQTRKKAPIHCNIVNSLDTQLRLFWEIEDLPKVRDVQTDEERECEDHFVRTTTRGSDGRFCVHIPFRQSPESLGDSYTQAERRFLALEKRLQRSSDYKSLYSNFMQEYLSLGHMTQVDSYESPCYFMPHHGVFRELSTTTKLRVVFDASAPSSSGKSLNDLQLVGPPIQGDLIAILLRFRQHKYVACADVEKMYRQCLVDEGQRSLQMILWRDHPSKPLGIFKLNTVTYGTASAPFLSVRCLKQLANESPDADVARAIREDFYVDDFITGSDNKLLLLDLCDKTQKTLQLGCFPLRKWIYNFRRDDGSRSSSQFKPLSLDDNISSKTLGIGWHNLSDNFYFNTQIQIDNDKPISKRSILSKVSQIFDPLGLLSPVIIVVKVLLQQLWLQKIGWDDNVPDSTARVWNRFVISLQALNTIRIPRHVIGAHPKYIELHVFSDASQTAYGACIYIRTVNYDLTVTVRLLFSKSKVAPLKPISIPRLELCGALLGARLYDKVRDALRCSLSKIVFWTDSTIVLGWLHMRPNQLKTFVQNRVAEIHDLTLEVPWRHVRSENNPADLASRGVRLEELSSSRLWWEGPEFLCNPNFSIDDHKGPDSFKIRELPEVKSCVTAVVAQDSSESSLFPFHRFSQFKRMRRAAAFMLRFIHNSRYKNNRYVGSLSVDELHFADKTLARLCQFESYPVECKALCNNGSIKNKSCLSKLNVFLDDCKIMRVGGRLVNSNEFIYGKKHPIVISSKHYFATLLFRHEHIQLLHAAPQALLFHLRESWWPVGGRNLARQIVHNCVICTRIRGKTLTPMMGNLPAARVTPSLPFVRCGVDYAGPVLILNRKGKGARLIKGYICLFICFVTRAVHLELVSDLSSEAYLLTLKRFISRRGKPAEIYSDNGRNFVGIMNDFSKFLNNCSSDILEFAQSQNIKFHFIPPYSPHFGGLWEAGVKSSKYHLRRVIGNAHLTFEEYSTVLAQIEAVLNSRPLSPLSPDPQDLSPLTPGHFLIGRPLAAPACDDLRDVPASRLQRYQRVEQLRQHFWTRWAKEYISELQVRTKWRENKDELQPGSLVVIKDSNLPPLKWQLGRVLCTVPGKDGISRVADIQTSSGVLRRAFTNICPLLPEVDRDAATEDC; the protein is encoded by the coding sequence ATGTCCACTGAATCTGCCAAATCTCGTGATAAATCTCCCATGTTACTTAGTGTAGAAAGTGCTGATTTAGTTCGCGAATTGGTTAGGAAACGTGGAATAGTAAAGGGCAGACTTACTAAATTCAATAATCATTTAGAATCTTTATTAAAAGATGATGACATCTCAAGTAAAAAACGCATCGATTTAAAGCTGAGGATTCAAGCATGTGCTAGTTTACTTGCTGAATTTAACCACATCCAAACTAAAATAGAAGAAAGAGTAGCAGATAGTGAGTTAGATGCGCAATTAACGCAACGTGAAATATTTGAAGATGATTACTACGACTCAATAGCACGTGCTGAGTCTATCCTGAACGTTGATGAGTTCGCTGACTGCTCCGGGTCGTGTCGAAATCATAGTCATAATAGCAATCATAACCCTAGTTCAGTTAAATTACCTGTTATTTCTATGCCTACGTTTGACGGTTCATATGAGCACTGGCTTGAGTTCAGAGATACATTTACTTCGCTTATTCACGATTCCAAAGATATTTCTACCATTCAAAAGTTTCACTATCTCAAATCTTCACTAAAAGGTGATGCAGAACTAGTTATACATTCAATAGAATTTTCTGCTAAAAATTATCAAGTTGCGTGGGACTTATTACTCAATCGATACAATAATTCCGATCTATTAATTGATAATCATCTTGATGCTTTGTTTTCTATACCTCCAATAACTAAAGAGTCCCCTTCGTTAATTCGAAAACTAATTgataatgtgttaaaaaatatacgtgCATTAGTTATCCTAGGGGAACCTGCTGACACTTGGGACACACTGACTATTTATCTTATCGTTTCCAAGTTAGATAAAGTTACCAAACGAGAATGGCAAGCTCATAAATTTAGATTATCACAACTGAATGAAAACAATTCTAAGTCGCGATTAACGCTTAGTGACATTATTGGTTTTCTTCGTAACACAGCAGACGTACTGGATTCATTGCAGCGTTCACATGGCAAAGACGTACATAACACTgagaataaaaaacaacacaaaaaatctCACAACACGTCACACTGCAATGTTTCCAGCGAGCCTGACAAAACGAACGATAACCGTTCTAAATCTTGTTTAAAATGTAACGCGAATCATCGTATATACAAGTGCAAAAAGTTTATCGAAAGTAATTTAGACAGTAAACTTAAACTTGTACGCGATCACAACTTATGTGAGAATTGTTTAAATTCAGGGCACTTGGTAACTGAGTGTAAGTTTGGGCCTTGTAGACATTGTAGCCAAAAACATAACTCGTTGTTGCATAATGCTAATAGTTCGGTCGCATGCCATACGTCGACAAACACTGAGGCGAGTACGAGTGGTGCACCGGCGCATCTCCCCGCGCCCGCACCTATTGCCGCGGACTCCGCCCTCTCAATTCAAGTAAACAAAGCACACATGCAAACGGAATCTACAAAGTCCATAGGTGTGCAATCCGTGTTATTATCAACTGCTATTGTTGAAGTAGCCGATGCACATGGCACATACCATAAAGCGCGAGCCCTCCTAGACAATGGCAGCCAGCgctgttttatttctaaatcatTATGTCAATTACTTAATTCACCACTTATACAGTCCACTAACGAAGTTCGCGGCGTAGGTGACTCGGTAGTACATTGTACGCAAGCTTGTGATATCGTTGTAAAATCCTGCGTCAATAATTCATTTTCTACACgcattcattgttttgttttgtctagGATCACGGCATCGATGCCTGCCGTATGTAAATTAAGTGCAAATATCTGTATTCCAGATAACATACAGCTGGCTGATCCACAATTTTTAGACTACAAAactatagatattttaattggtGCTGATAGGTTTTGGGACCTGTTAGAAGACGGAAAAATTCGTTTGTCTAGTGGACCGTTTCTACAGAACACCAAATTTGGCTGGATCATTTCTGGACCTATCGCTATTCAAACGCGTAAAAAGGCACCAATTCATTGCAATATTGTAAATTCACTAGATACGCAACTTCGTCTGTTTTGGGAGATTGAGGACCTACCCAAGGTCAGAGACGTGCAGACTGACGAAGAACGGGAATGCGAGGATCACTTCGTTCGCACTACTACTCGCGGTAGTGACGGGAGATTCTGTGTGCACATTCCATTCCGTCAGTCACCTGAATCCTTGGGAGACTCTTATACCCAGGCAGAGCGTCGATTTCTAGCCTTAGAAAAACGCTTGCAGCGTTCATCAGACTATAAAAGTCTTTACTCCAATTTTATGCAGGAGTACCTCAGCTTAGGCCATATGACACAGGTAGATTCCTACGAATCCCCGTGTTATTTTATGCCACATCATGGTGTGTTCCGCGAGCTCAGCACCACCACCAAGTTGCGCGTGGTGTTTGATGCAAGCGCACCGTCAAGCTCCGGTAAGTCCCTGAATGATTTGCAGCTGGTTGGCCCTCCTATACAGGGTGATCTCATTGCCATTCTTCTCCGCTTTCGGCAGCATAAATACGTTGCGTGCGCCGACGTGGAGAAGATGTACCGGCAGTGCCTAGTAGACGAGGGTCAGCGTAGCTTGCAGATGATTCTGTGGCGTGACCATCCGTCGAAGcctttaggtatttttaaattaaataccgtGACGTACGGAACCGCCTCCGCGCCTTTTCTTAGCGTTAGGTGCCTAAAACAATTAGCTAATGAATCTCCTGATGCTGACGTTGCTCGAGCCATAAGGGAAGACTTTTATGTTGATGATTTTATAACGGGTTCGGATAATAAATTACTGTTACTTGATTTATGTGACAAAACTCAGAAAACGTTGCAGTTAGGCTGTTTCCCACTCAGGAAATGGATATATAATTTTAGGCGTGATGATGGTAGTCGTTCATCTAGTCAGTTTAAACCGTTAAGTTTAGATGATAATATCAGTTCTAAAACGTTAGGTATAGGCTGGCACAATCTAAgtgataacttttattttaacacacaaATTCAAATTGATAATGATAAACCGATTAGTAAAAGGTCTATTTTATCTAAAGTTTCACAAATATTTGACCCACTCGGTTTGTTAAGTCCCGTTATAATAGTTGTCAAAGTTCTTTTGCAACAATTATGGCTGCAAAAAATAGGTTGGGATGATAACGTGCCTGATAGCACGGCGCGCGTATGGAACCGGtttgttatttcattacaaGCGCTTAACACTATTCGCATTCCTCGCCATGTTATAGGTGCGCATCCTAAGTATATCGAACTTCATGTTTTTAGTGACGCGTCTCAGACAGCGTACGGCGCGTGTATTTATATTCGCACAGTTAATTATGATCTAACAGTAACGGTTaggttattattttctaaatccaAGGTTGCGCCGTTAAAGCCTATAAGCATCCCTCGGCTCGAACTGTGTGGGGCTTTATTAGGCGCTCGTCTGTATGACAAAGTGCGCGATGCACTACGTTGCAGTCTTAGTAAAATCGTATTTTGGACGGATTCCACGATCGTCTTAGGCTGGCTACACATGAGGCCGAACCAGCTTAAGACGTTCGTTCAAAATAGGGTCGCGGAAATTCATGACCTTACATTAGAGGTCCCATGGCGTCATGTCAGGAGTGAAAATAATCCTGCTGACCTGGCGTCGCGGGGCGTCAGGTTAGAGGAACTTTCATCTTCTAGACTATGGTGGGAGGGTCCTGAATTTCTTTGCAATCCTAATTTTTCAATAGATGATCACAAAGGTCCAGATTCATTTAAAATTCGTGAGTTACCCGAAGTTAAGTCGTGTGTCACCGCAGTCGTAGCTCAGGATTCTTCTGAATCGTCTTTATTCCCGTTTCACCGGTTTTCTCAATTTAAACGTATGAGGCGTGCAGCGGCCTTTATGTTGCGTTTCATTCATAACAGTCGATATAAAAACAACAGGTATGTAGGCAGCCTTAGTGTTGATGAACTACATTTTGCTGATAAGACATTGGCTCGGTTATGCCAATTTGAATCTTATCCAGTTGAATGTAAGGCATTATGCAATAACGggtctattaaaaataaaagttgtttatctaaattaaatgtatttcttGACGACTGCAAGATCATGCGTGTAGGTGGTCGTCTAGTTAAttctaatgaatttatttatggtaaaaaacATCCCATTGTAATTTCTAGTAAACATTACTTTGCTACTTTGTTGTTTCGACATGAGCACATCCAGCTTTTACATGCTGCTCCTCAGGCGTTACTCTTTCATTTACGCGAATCATGGTGGCCTGTAGGAGGTAGGAACCTCGCTCGTCAGATAGTACATAACTGTGTCATTTGTACGCGTATCCGAGGCAAGACGCTTACGCCTATGATGGGCAACTTACCTGCGGCGCGAGTTACGCCTAGTCTGCCATTCGTTAGGTGTGGGGTTGATTACGCGGGGCCAGTGCTCATCCTGAACCGCAAAGGTAAGGGTGCTAGACTTATCAAAgggtatatttgtttatttatttgtttcgttaCACGCGCAGTACACCTGGAGTTAGTCAGTGACCTTTCCAGCGAAGCATATTTACTAactttaaaacgttttatttcacGTCGCGGTAAGCCTGCAGAAATTTATTCCGACAATGGTCGTAACTTCGTAGGTATAATGaatgatttttcaaaatttttaaataattgtagttcagatattttagaatttgctcaaagtcaaaacattaaatttcattttattcccCCTTATTCTCCCCATTTTGGTGGTCTGTGGGAGGCAGGAGTTAAGTCGAGTAAATATCATTTACGTCGTGTGATAGGTAATGCTCACCTTACTTTCGAGGAATACAGCACAGTACTAGCACAAATAGAAGCCGTACTTAATTCCCGACCTTTGTCTCCCCTCTCTCCTGATCCTCAGGACCTTTCTCCGCTTACTCCAGGTCATTTCCTTATTGGCCGACCACTGGCTGCTCCGGCATGCGATGACCTGCGCGATGTTCCTGCCAGTCGTCTCCAGCGGTACCAGAGGGTGGAGCAACTTCGCCAACACTTTTGGACTCGGTGGGCGAAAGAATACATCTCTGAGCTGCAGGTGCGGACCAAATGGAGAGAGAATAAGGATGAGCTTCAACCAGGTTCCTTGGTGGTTATCAAAGACAGTAACCTACCGCCGTTGAAGTGGCAGTTGGGACGTGTTCTGTGTACCGTCCCGGGAAAGGATGGCATATCCCGTGTTGCCGACATACAAACGTCCTCGGGCGTGCTGAGACGCGCATTCACCAACATTTGCCCTCTACTGCCGGAGGTGGACCGGGATGCTGCGACTGAGGACTGTTGA